A single window of Triplophysa dalaica isolate WHDGS20190420 chromosome 14, ASM1584641v1, whole genome shotgun sequence DNA harbors:
- the LOC130435786 gene encoding arylamine N-acetyltransferase, pineal gland isozyme NAT-3-like: MTLLQTSSRSRMDLKEYFNRIGFTGRYDKADLDTLSTIHKLHVMNIPYENLSIHCGEKNTIDLSIIYDKIVKSSRGGWCCENNLLFSWVLREMGYKYTILGSKGFNKFKNDFYPVDSHLINLVEIDGKPYIADVSYGVSCQMWYPLEMISGKDQPQPPGVFRLLNDGMRWVLEKTGRKHVLKTMYCFTLTPRRADHFLETSECLQTSPDSQFVLKSICSLQTPTGFRALIGRTFSEITFNPKEDFDFMDMKEIPDSEIEALLREKFNVVLVNKFSPKNDKVHHCM; this comes from the exons ATGACACTACTGCAGACTTCATCAAG AAGTAGAATGGATCTGAAGGAGTACTTCAACCGGATTGGGTTTACTGGCCGATATGATAAAGCTGACCTTGACACTTTATCCACCATCCACAAGCTTCATGTTATGAATATTCCCTATGAGAACCTCAGCATCCACTGTGGGGAGAAGAACACAATAGACCTGTCAATCATCTATGATAAAATTGTCAAGAGCAGTCGAGGTGGCTGGTGTTGTGAAAACAACCTCTTATTCTCATGGGTCCTAAGAGAGATGGGTTACAAATATACAATACTAGGCTCAAAGGGGTTTAATAAGttcaaaaatgatttctacCCTGTCGATTCTCATCTCATTAATCTGGTGGAGATCGATGGAAAACCATACATCGCAGATGTGAGCTATGGCGTGTCATGTCAAATGTGGTATCCCTTAGAGATGATTTCAGGGAAAGATCAGCCACAGCCTCCAGGTGTGTTCCGTCTCCTAAATGACGGGATGAGGTGGGTTCTGGAGAAGACTGGAAGAAAGCATGTGTTGAAAACCATGTATTGCTTCACATTAACACCACGTAGAGCCGATCACTTTCTGGAGACATCAGAGTGCCTGCAGACGAGTCCAGACTCTCAGTTTGTCCTCAAATCCATTTGTTCTCTGCAGACACCTACTGGTTTTAGAGCTCTGATAGGTCGGACTTTTAGTGAGATCACATTCAATCCAAAGGAGGACTTTGACTTTATGGACATGAAGGAAATTCCAGACTCTGAGATAGAGGCTTTGCTGAGGGAAAAGTTTAATGTGGTCTTAGTTAATAAGTTCTCACCTAAGAACGACAAAGTTCATCACTGCATGTAA